From Candidatus Poribacteria bacterium, the proteins below share one genomic window:
- a CDS encoding type II toxin-antitoxin system VapC family toxin: MLKYTTIKSRVYIESTVVSYLVARPSNNPILAARQRASRQLWEDYADRFEFVISRIVRAEIQRGDVTAAQQRLEVVLPLTVLEVTPEVNMLTQKLLDAGTVPRNSEPDAQHIAIATVHSVEYLVSWNHKHIANENKREHINQVCQEAGFQPTTICTPIELMEDIQMKETSEKHPEFDPETYTDPILEECYRIKAEISAQFKTLEEFFAYIRAGEEEDKRKGIKYVSYYDPSKRIPVEKSEDDN; the protein is encoded by the coding sequence GTGCTAAAATATACAACAATAAAATCGAGAGTCTATATTGAGTCAACCGTTGTTAGTTACTTGGTAGCGAGACCCAGTAACAATCCAATCTTAGCAGCCCGGCAGAGAGCAAGTCGGCAACTGTGGGAAGATTATGCTGATAGGTTTGAGTTTGTTATTTCACGTATAGTTCGTGCTGAAATCCAGCGTGGCGATGTAACCGCAGCACAGCAACGGCTTGAAGTAGTATTACCTCTCACGGTCCTAGAAGTTACACCAGAAGTTAATATGCTTACACAGAAACTATTGGATGCGGGGACAGTACCACGAAATTCCGAACCAGATGCCCAGCATATTGCCATTGCAACGGTACATAGTGTTGAATACTTGGTATCGTGGAATCACAAGCATATCGCAAATGAAAACAAGCGTGAACATATCAATCAGGTTTGCCAAGAAGCAGGATTTCAACCGACGACCATCTGCACGCCTATTGAACTGATGGAGGACATTCAGATGAAAGAAACATCAGAAAAGCACCCAGAATTTGACCCAGAAACTTATACAGATCCGATCCTTGAAGAGTGCTATCGCATCAAAGCAGAGATCAGCGCACAATTCAAAACTCTGGAGGAGTTTTTTGCGTATATAAGAGCCGGAGAAGAAGAGGACAAACGCAAAGGCATAAAATATGTCTCATACTATGATCCATCTAAGCGCATACCGGTAGAAAAGTCTGAGGACGATAACTAA
- a CDS encoding sialidase family protein, with the protein MYKTERPLFTAGTEGYHTFRIPALVRSNAGTLLAFCEGRRHGGGDSGDIDIVLKRSFDNGESWQPMQIAVSTGTDTDGNPAPVVDRDSGTIWLVFCKNLADGAEGKIVAGEAPRTVWVTSSTNDGETWAEPREITATTKDEDWTWYATGPCHGIQLANGRFVIPCDHVLGNNRDYAQYGYSHLIVSDDHGETWRMAGKAQPGTNESVVVETVDGGLYFNCRNYVAPKRRAYARSSDSGDTFTEFGYEEDLIEPICQASMVRYTDANQHDKNRILFSNPASESRERMTIRISYDECQSWSSGKVLHAGPAAYSDLCVDSDMNICCLYERGENGAYETLSFAKFNLAWLTDGEDILA; encoded by the coding sequence ATGTACAAAACGGAGCGTCCACTTTTCACAGCGGGGACGGAAGGCTACCATACATTCCGAATCCCCGCGCTTGTTCGGTCAAACGCGGGAACACTCTTGGCGTTTTGTGAGGGTAGGCGGCACGGTGGCGGTGATTCAGGAGATATTGATATTGTACTGAAACGGAGTTTTGATAACGGCGAAAGTTGGCAGCCGATGCAAATCGCTGTCTCTACTGGAACCGACACGGATGGCAATCCGGCACCAGTCGTTGATCGGGATTCAGGCACGATTTGGCTCGTTTTCTGCAAAAACCTCGCCGATGGCGCGGAAGGGAAAATTGTTGCTGGAGAAGCACCGCGCACCGTTTGGGTAACCAGCAGCACCAACGACGGGGAAACGTGGGCAGAACCGAGAGAAATTACAGCCACAACGAAAGACGAAGACTGGACGTGGTACGCAACCGGTCCCTGCCACGGGATTCAACTCGCCAACGGCAGATTCGTAATCCCGTGTGACCATGTGCTTGGAAATAATCGGGACTATGCCCAATACGGCTACTCACACCTGATTGTCAGCGATGACCACGGTGAGACATGGCGGATGGCTGGTAAGGCACAGCCAGGCACGAATGAATCTGTTGTCGTTGAAACGGTGGACGGTGGACTCTATTTCAACTGTCGGAACTACGTCGCCCCGAAACGGCGTGCTTATGCGCGAAGTAGCGATAGTGGCGATACATTCACGGAATTTGGTTACGAGGAAGACCTCATCGAACCGATTTGCCAGGCGAGTATGGTGCGGTATACAGACGCGAATCAACACGACAAGAACCGTATCTTGTTCTCCAATCCCGCCAGTGAGAGTCGCGAACGGATGACAATCCGTATCAGTTATGATGAGTGTCAAAGTTGGAGCAGTGGGAAAGTTTTGCACGCGGGGCCCGCGGCGTATTCCGATCTCTGTGTCGATTCAGATATGAATATATGTTGTCTTTATGAGCGCGGTGAGAATGGGGCGTATGAGACGCTGTCGTTTGCGAAGTTCAATCTGGCGTGGTTGACGGATGGGGAAGATATTTTGGCGTGA